From Papaver somniferum cultivar HN1 unplaced genomic scaffold, ASM357369v1 unplaced-scaffold_99, whole genome shotgun sequence, the proteins below share one genomic window:
- the LOC113346473 gene encoding separase-like isoform X2, which translates to MTTSSTTEQTLITRLETSDYKNLYQSVLDYLQPFSDFISLDEEHHAKDIKKSQKNNAKKINNDSTDPLLIRPLAKQFLSFLSRALKILPNQLSVKSNGGGVDKDKELALEFFDIYRLCLNCLSCVSSCLEGKPFSIQFQRMRLVRCLEVWERYEEAQFEGFYILECLRGSSSGVVKGKKIEERFIPDLGSNEKGDPELANLILELVVSLVKCAYLSQSKNQTVFQRVLAVVDQAAPWCRVLDTKSFERLHKILVTCLYKCTRFMLAEDESFEGELVHNFCTITLTQCLKSYPKDQFLKFAHNIFASFRSQWASRPALILDILQLTMDSILCECKVDVDDTVNEFLDLVHYCVKKCRAANADTCNDVAKYLDRMAIKFVQVAGPIDSILRLYATGSHFMGSEFQSSTLEKEKDRLYESCRTLLSAAMASFVISLGTNSDIQKSVDCIDRIVSMGWLQYKEMQFLISLLYNTGAYLYNAKQLKVASVSLDVCCTASWSCVSLLCSKFTQKSEDNYDDLSEEIISGFVNETCAKSVVLLDVLHHCGSPHLHTTIVNSLSHWSLARNIFGSLSVPAALLKKWVKIIYKDFMDAKVEDNAPTLYSLLSKSSSRLSKETLSIILEQELLTYEETESLSISLSKRMQLKIVDILLLDVYTTDDNCLQRSKILIKKGRVLRTSENEGLNGSTKCVSEAISNLINVFGESSRNAQVSHQLALAYCIHALCVQESQLDFEVISRDIHHALKLWSSIKWSVDVHGELLTEQAIPLLCTVADLLSLKGCLQLQNEMYKLIIKFLKRNNVPAEQCLTFLWADRRLTHALCPSPVHKDFVEDFELHFGVDSSSFGFWVSCLKDSPELLIGFRQRFSLSGSILGDHHCGVSLGSHETISEVKEVTSALVSRGSRSAFVAGYLYYDLSERFISNGQLFEALSYAIESLHLRTKLLQKKFRCTLKQQPMTSYESGETTSQHERGYVNVEVLESVSTEVWPLTTASWTIEGSITTQWNVLQCYLESVLQVGAIHEATGNVMAAEALFLQGKHISCTESLPIFTVAFASALGEIYGKKQNWGLAERELNQAKQILADSNTCITCKRCRLALEVTVYQRIGDLTKNRMDVITRVSSINSLYSALDLYKSALKRLKLPEWDNSLSFLETDDLVHKELSSLKDKSEGSHVNLVPRKSRKPKTAPQDLAAELLEPVNARMMTRSRNRSSHNNSVQLEEKMDLDCPKNSRRHNILDDHAKQSSDFGCEACKVHRKNCWRCLLLKVSESGKMNDFIYMKWEFYRRRLQLKLFIDIGYCIGVVGEVHETHEIFWQSISALANRNIQDGTCPATLQANLLEFIEKASQGDVFAIERAIVLYHISWFSLKNYHSECTRINCCGLSRIQIPKIVSWLMQAFVLCREVPLLFQKVSRLLAMIFLLSSSDGPFCLPHFSGKILTVSHWAAYFHQASVGTYLSHQFLSKPIGQPKNGKLTDSESSHATGSTNGATEACNLLRVAPERIEDLENFVTDFFQQLPSITVICLSLLGDEFDQLLRDIFPSPSFLAWILVSRLTSSAQPVVMILPADLILEDALDDDASSGMVYMSETKDSSKKWRCPWGNTVVDDVAPQFKLILEENFVSSSMSPSDDTQENRVLWWSWRRKLNDRLEKFLRNLEESWLGPWKCLLLGEPSDCRSLNSVLQKLLTDLKRKCGHDANKTLLRVMLGGAGSIPETEACVSQFLLNKNYIGRGGCWDKICGLSDTARDVDETLFSLPRKLILEAFSKLGNESIGRQPIVLVLDSEIQMLPWENLPVLRKHEIYRMPSVGSVSAILNISWHLEEPIGRISDTFPAIDPLDGFYLLNPGGDLERTQVEFEDWFRDQKFEGKAGTAPPAEELVVALENHDLFIYIGHGSGAQYIPSYEIQKLDKCAATLLMGCSSGCLSLKGCYNPQGAVLSYLLAGSPAIIANLWEVTDKDIDRFGKAMLNAWLQERSKYSVDTSPCDLVIQDLASMNITTKGNSKKKVSKGKKLKDDCTISSSKISCSHEPMIGSFISQAREACTLPVLIGASPVCYGVPTSIRKKKDL; encoded by the exons atgactacttcttccaccactgaGCAAACCCTAATAACAAGGTTAGAAACTTCAGATTACAAAAATCTTTACCAATCAGTTCTCGATTACTTACAGCCCTTTTCAGATTTCATTTCTCTAGATGAAGAACACCATGCGAAGGATATCAAGAAATCTCAAAAGAATAACGCTAAGAAGATTAATAACGACTCAACAGATCCATTATTAATTCGTCCATTAGCGAAACAattcctctcatttttatctcgtGCCCTAAAAATCTTACCTAATCAACTCTCTGTAAAATCAAATGGTGGTGGAGTTGATAAAGATAAAGAATTAGCTCTAGAGTTCTTTGATATTTATCGTTTATGTTTGAATTGTTTGTCTTGTGTTTCTTCATGTTTAGAAGGAAAACCATTTTCAATACAATTTCAGAGGATGAGATTGGTTCGTTGTTTAGAGGTTTGGGAACGGTATGAAGAAGCCCAATTTGAAGGGTTCTATATTCTTGAGTGTCTTAGGGGTAGTAGTAGTGGTGTAGTCAAGGGAAAAAAAATCGAGGAAAGATTTATTCCTGATTTGGGTAGTAATGAGAAGGGGGATCCTGAATTAGCTAATTTGATTTTGGAGCTTGTTGTTAGTCTtgtaaaatgtgcatatttgagtCAGAGCAAGAATCAAACAGTTTTTCAAAGAGTTCTTGCTGTGGTTGATCAGGCTGCGCCATGGTGCAG GGTTTTGGATACAAAGTCATTTGAGAGGTTGCATAAAATACTTGTAACGTGTCTTTACAAATGCACGCGATTCATGCTTGCCGAAGATGAGTCTTTCGAAGGAGAGTTGGTACATAATTTCTGCACCATAACATTAACCCAGTGTCTGAAATCATATCCCAAAGATCAATTTCTTAAG TTTGCGCACAATATTTTTGCTTCTTTTCGCTCACAATGGGCTAGTAGACCTGCACTCATCCTTGACATATTACAACTAACGATGGACTCCATTTTGTGCGAGTGCAAG GTTGACGTGGATGACACTGTAAATGAGTTCCTTGATCTTGTACATTATTGTGTAAAAAAATGTCGAGCTGCAAATGCAGACACATGTAACGATGTTGCCAAATATCTAGACAGAATGGCAATTAAATTTGTTCAG GTTGCAGGACCTATTGATTCAATTCTGAGACTTTATGCTACCGGATCACATTTTATGGGTAGCGAGTTTCAGTCAAG CACATTAGAGAAGGAGAAAGATAGGCTTTACGAGAGCTGCAGGACATTGCTTAGTGCAGCCATGGCGTCGTTTGTAATCTCCCTTGGCACAAATTCTGACATCCAG AAAAGCGTTGATTGCATTGATCGGATTGTTTCAATGGGATGGCTTCAGTATAAGGAAATGCAATTTCTCATTTCGCTTCTTTATAACACTGGTGCCTATCTGTACAATGCTAAGCAGCTTAAAGTG GCTTCTGTCTCTTTGGATGTTTGTTGTACGGCTTCATGGAGTTGTGTTTCACTTCTTTGTAGTAAGTTTACACAAAAATCAGAAGATAATTATGATGATTTGTCAGAGGAAATAATTTCTGGTTTTGTGAATGAGACTTGTGCAAAAAGCGTCGTACTTCTAGATGTTCTGCATCATTGTGGCAGTCCACATTTGCACACAACAATTGTAAATAGTCTTTCACATTGGTCTCTTGCCAGAAATATATTTGGGAGTTTGAGTGTTCCTGCAGCATTGTTGAAGAAGTGGGTTAAG aTAATTTACAAGGATTTTATGGATGCGAAGGTGGAGGACAATGCTCCCACTCTTTATTCTTTGTTGTCAAAATCTTCTTCACGATTGTCAAAGGAGACCCTTAGTATTATCTTGGAGCAG GAGTTATTAACATATGAAGAAACAGAATCACTGAGTATCAGTCTAAGTAAGAGAATGCAACTTAAAATTGTAGACATTCTCCTGCTTGATGTATATACTACAGATGATAATTGTCTTCAGCGATCAAAAATTCTTATTAAGAAAGGGAGGGTACTTAGGACTAGTGAAAACGAAGGCCTTAATGGCAGTACTAAGTGTGTATCAGAGGCTATATCTAACCTT ATCAACGTGTTCGGTGAATCTAGCAGAAATGCTCAAGTTTCTCATCAGTTAGCCCTTGCGTATTGCATTCATGCATTGTGTGTCCAGGAGTCTCAATTAGACTTTGAG GTTATCTCGCGCGATATTCATCATGCGCTAAAGCTATGGTCGAGTATAAAATGGTCAGTAGATGTTCATGGGGAACTGTTGACTGAACAAGCTATACCTTTGTTGTGTACTGTAGCTGATCTTTTGTCACTTAAG GGTTGTTTGCAGTTACAGAATGAAATGTATAAGCTGATCATTAAATTTCTGAAAAGGAACAATGTGCCAGCAGAACAATGCTTGACCTTTTTATGGGCAGACCGAAGGCTTACACATGCATTGTGCCCTTCACCAGTTCATAAAGATTTTGTCGAGGATTTTGAACTGCATTTTGGTGTTGATTCCAGCTCATTTGGTTTCTGGGTTAGTTGTTTGAAGGATTCACCAGAACTGCTAATTGGGTTTCGCCAGAGGTTCTCACTCTCTGGTTCCATTTTGGGAGATCATCACTGTGGAGTTTCTTTGGGTTCTCATGAGACCATTAGTGAAGTTAAGGAGGTCACATCAGCTCTGGTTTCTAGG GGATCCAGGTCAGCATTCGTTGCTGGATATCTATACTACGACCTTTCTGAAAGATTCATTTCAAATGGACAACTATTTGAG GCTCTTTCATATGCGATAGAGTCCTTGCATCTACGTACCAAACTCCTACAGAAGAAATTTCGTTGCACCTTGAAGCAGCAGCCTATGACTTCTTATGAATCTGGGGAGACTACAAGTCAACACGAGCGTGGCTATGTCAACGTTGAGGTACTTGAATCAGTATCTACTGAAGTTTGGCCTTTAACCACTGCTTCATGGACTATAGAAGGCTCTATCACTACTCAGTGGAATGTACTTCAATGCTATCTTGAAAGCGTACTACAG GTTGGAGCCATTCACGAGGCAACTGGAAATGTTATGGCTGCTGAAGCCCTTTTTTTGCAAGGAAAACATATCTCATGTACTGAAAGCTTGCCAATATTTACAGTTGCTTTTGCATCTGCATTAG GGGAAATATACGGCAAGAAGCAAAATTGGGGTTTGGCAGAAAGAGAGCTTAACCAGGCAAAGCAAATTTTAGCTGATAGCAATACTTGTATTACTTGCAAGAGATGCAGATTGGCTTTGGAAGTTACTGTCTATCAGCGAATTGGAGATTTAACAAAGAACCGTATGGATGTAATTACAAGGGTTTCATCTATTAATAGCTTATACTCTGCCCTTGACTTATACAAATCAGCCCTAAAGAGGCTTAAACTTCCTGAATGGGATAACTCTCTCAGTTTCTTGGAAACAGATGATTTAGTGCATAAGGAACTAAGCTCTCTGAAGGACAAAAGTGAAGGATCACATGTGAACTTGGTGCCTAGAAAGTCCAGAAAACCAAAGACTGCTCCACAAGATTTAGCGGCTGAGCTTTTGGAACCCGTGAATGCTCGAATGATGACTCGTTCCAGAAATCGGTCCTCTCATAATAATagtgtacaacttgaagaaaagatggaccTAGATTGTCCTAAAAATTCAAGGCGACATAACATTCTTGATGATCATGCTAAGCAGAGTTCTGATTTTGGTTGTGAAGCGTGTAAAGTACATAGAAAGAACTGCTGGAGGTGTCTTCTCTTAAAAGTATCGGAAAGTGGAAAGATGAATGATTTCATTTATATGAAATGGGAATTTTACCGCAGGAGGCTTCAACTAAAGTTATTTATTGACATAG GATATTGCATAGGGGTTGTTGGTGAAGTTCATGAAACACATGAAATATTTTGGCAAAGCATCTCCGCACTGGCCAACAGAAATATACAGGATGGAACTTGTCCTGCTACGCTGCAAGCCAACTTGCTTGAGTTCATTGAGAAGGCGAGCCAGGGAGATGTGTTTGCCATTGAACGTGCTATTGTGCTGTACCACATCTCTTGGTTTTCTCTCAAGAATTACCATTCAGAATGTACTAG GATCAACTGTTGTGGTTTATCTCGTATTCAGATTCCAAAGATAGTATCTTGGTTGATGCAAGCCTTTGTACTCTGCCGTGAGGTCCCCCTGCTTTTCCAAAAG GTATCTAGGTTGCTTGCGATGATATTCTTACTCTCGTCCTCCGATGGACCTTTTTGTTTGCCTCATTTTTCTGGCAAAATTCTCACTGTAAGTCATTGGGCCGCATACTTTCACCAAGCTTCTGTCGGTACTTATCTCAGTCATCAATTCCTATCAAAACCAATTGGACAGCCGAAAAACGGCAAACTTACAGATTCTGAG AGCTCACATGCTACTGGCTCAACTAATGGAGCAACAGAAGCATGCAACTTACTCAG AGTTGCACCAGAAAGGATAGAGGACCTTGAAAATTTTGTAACTGATTTTTTTCAACAGCTTCCAAGCATCACTGTTATCTGTTTAAGTTTGCTTGGTGATGAATTTGATCAGCTCTTGCGAGATATTTTCCCCTCCCCGTCCTTTCTAGCTTGGATTCTAGTCTCACGGTTAACTTCATCTGCACAACCTGTTGTCATGATTCTTCCTGCAGATTTGATTCTTGAAG ATGCACTGGATGATGATGCAAGTTCTGGAATGGTATACATGTCCGAGACAAAAGACTCGAGTAAAAAGTGGCGATGTCCTTGGGGCAACACTGTTGTGGATGACGTAGCTCCACAATTCAAGTTGATTCTGGAGGAAAATTTTGTGTCATCTTCAATGTCTCCCTCTGATGATACACAAGAGAACAGGGTGCTCTGGTGGTCATGGAGGAGAAAGCTCAATGACCGTCTTGAAAAATTCTTGAG GAATCTTGAAGAGTCATGGTTGGGTCCGTGGAAATGCTTGCTGTTGGGTGAACCATCAGACTGCAGAAGCTTGAATTCGGTACTACAAAAGTTGCTGACAGATCTGAAACGTAAATGTGGACATGATGCAAATAAGACTCTTCTGAGGGTTATGCTTGGAGGTGCTGGATCAATCCCTGAAACAGAAGCGTGTGTATCTCAGTTCCTCCTCAACAAGAATTACATAGGTAGAGGTGGGTGTTGGGATAAAATCTGTGGTTTGTCAGATACTGCTCGGGATGTAGATGAAACTTTATTTTCGTTACCCCGAAAGTTGATATTAGAAGCATTTAGCAAACTTGGAAATGAAAGCATAGGGAGACAACCAATAGTTCTGGTGCTGGATTCTGAAATACAG ATGCTTCCTTGGGAAAACCTACCTGTATTGAGGAAACACGAAATTTATCGGATGCCATCAGTGGGAAGTGTCTCTGCAATACTCAACATAAGTTGGCACCTTGAAGAACCAATTGGGAGGATCTCCGACACTTTTCCAGCAATAGACCCCTTAGATGGGTTCTATTTATTAAATCCTGGTGGTGACCTTGAGCGTACTCAGGTTGAATTTGAGGATTGGTTCAGAGACCAAAAGTTTGAG GGAAAAGCTGGAACTGCCCCACCAGCGGAAGAGTTGGTTGTAGCATTGGAAAACCATGATCTCTTTATATACATTGGTCATGGAAGTG GGGCACAATATATACCTAGTTATGAGATACAAAAGCTGGACAAATGTGCTGCAACCCTTTTGATGGGATGCAGTAGTGGATGTCTCTCGCTGAAGGGCTGTTATAATCCACAGGGTGCTGTTCTCTCCTACTTGTTAGCCGGTTCCCCAGCCATCATCGCCAATCTGTGGGAAGTGACTGACAAGGATATTGACAGATTCGGCAAGGCGATGTTAAATGCTTGGTTGCAAGAGAGATCAAAATATTCCGTTGATACTTCCCCATGCGATTTGGTGATACAAGACTTGGCTTCCATGAACATTACTACCAAGGGAAATTCAAAGAAAAAAGTCTCTAAAGGGAAGAAATTGAAGGATGATTGTACTATCAGTTCATCAAAAATTTCTTGTAGCCATGAACCGATGATTGGGTCATTTATTAGTCAAGCCCGAGAAGCTTGTACTCTCCCTGTTTTAATTGGTGCATCTCCCGTATGTTATGGTGTTCCAACAAGTATAAGGAAAAAGAAGGATTTGTAA